The following nucleotide sequence is from Coffea eugenioides isolate CCC68of chromosome 3, Ceug_1.0, whole genome shotgun sequence.
GTGCATAAATATGATTGTCTAGGTGGGGGAAGTTTGTGAATAGTAGAAATGGTCAAAGAGGCGAGTTCTTATATTTTTGTTATGAAATTTTAAGCCTAGTCATTGCGTTTTCAAGTGAGTATAGGATGAAATGGGTGGTGACATAACTCAGTCCACTGTTGATAGGATATGCGTCCTTCAATCCTGTCTATGACATGTGGTTCTGGGTGGGTaactttctcttttgtttggccaaagtCTCCTCGTGCAAATTGTTAACTACTGTTCTTATTTatccttttttctctcttttatcCACAAGAATAAGATGAGCTCTGCTGGAGATAGTGATATTACAGATTAACAATGTTTTTATTACAGGGATTGATATATGCTTCTCctttatttattatttgttttgtattgcAGGTTAGGATCTGCAGGGAAAAGACCACAGGCAATGTATATGCTATGAAAAAACTAAAGAAGTCGGAAATGCTTCGTAGAGGCCAGGTAGAGGATTATTTTCTTATTGATCTTTTCTTAAGGATCGTTTCTTGTTGCACTTTTCTCCTTAATCTTTCGAAATATATTCTTGTACAGGTTGAACATGTGAAAGCAGAAAGAAATCTTCTGGCTGAAGTTGACAGCAATTGCATCGTCAAACTTTATTGTTCTTTCCAAGATGAAGAGTATCTTTATCTTATTATGGAATATTTACCTGGTGGAGATATGATGACTTTGCTTATGAGAAAGGATACGCTGACTGAAGATGAGGCCAGGTTTTATGTTGGGGAAACAGTCCTTGCAATTGAATCCATCCACAAACACAATTATATTCATAGGTCAGTTAAGTTATTCTGACAATTGCttttgggtttatttttattttcaaacttGAGAGTAAATGTTCTATAGCAGGAATAATTTGTTTTTCATTGACATTTAACAGAGATATCAAGCCTGATAACTTGCTCCTAGATCGTAATGGGCATATGAAATTGTCTGATTTTGGGCTATGTAAGCCGTTAGACTGTAGTAACCTTCAGGAGAAGGATTTTTCAGTTGGGAATAATTACAGTGGTGCTTTGCAAAGTGATGGGCGACCAGCAGCACCAAAGCGAACTCAGCAAGAGCAGCTGTTGCATTGGCAAAGGAACAGGAGGATGCTTGTAAGTTCCTGCTGTGAATAATGTTGCATGGCATAAATGACTtcaaattagaaaaagtaacaaGGAAAAGTGCTATATAGTCAGGTAGATAGAGAGGTTGTCTTCATCTGCCAgtgttttatttttctcttgCCCTTTTATTGCTCTTTGTATCCATGCCTCTGTGTATTCTATTTGTTTCTCAAATGGCTGCAGTATAATCTGGTTTCAGATCTGGTGTTGTTCCTTAAACAAGCCAATTGTAACGAGATTGTTCTACAACGTGCCCTTATTTCATTGTCTTTCCTGCCTAAAGTCATTTGATTATGTCTCAGAATCAACACATACTTCGACATTTCCTGTACATGATGACCtgtcttcttctcttttttgtGAGTGGATTAACATTGCATGTTACCTTAATAAGTTATTTACCTTCTAAGTTTTCATATATGTATGTCACACGCTTATTGGTTAGCTCTATTGCTGGAACTTGAATTTCTGGTATCCTTTTGAATATCCAGCTTGCAAGTTTTGGGAACATGCTAAATTGTCTAGGTCCTTTCCTCTTCTTTTAGCAGATCTGTTTAGGAGATGATGTTTTCAGACTCTTGAATTATGAAGACTTTGTGGAAGAAGCATATGTTgacatttcttttttctttctataTTTTGAATATGCAGGCCTACTCAACTGTTGGTACGCCTGATTATATTGCTCCAGAAGTGTTGTTGAAGAAGGGCTATGGAATGGAATGTGACTGGTATGTATATTGTGGCATTCATTCGCCTCCTACAACAACAAGAAGATTTATGTTAAGCAAAATTATCtggactcttttttttttttataggtgGTCTCTTGGTGCTATTATGTATGAGATGCTTGTTGGTTTTCCCCCTTTCTACTCGGATGAACCTATGTCTACTTGTAGGAAGGTAATaatgtttttccatttttgattaCAGTTCCTCATCAACTATGTTTCTACTTGTTGCTTTCTTGGACATGGccaagtaattttttttttttttctgtttgttGCAGATAGTCAACTGGAGAACGTATCTAAAATTTCCTGAAGAGGTAAAACTATCCCCAGAAGCGAAAGATCTTATCTGTAAGCTATTATGCAATGTGGAACAAAGGCTTGGAACGAAAGGCGCTGATGAAATAAAGGTTCCTTTTCATCGATCTAATCTGAAAGTTGAAATCTGATTTTGATAAAAGAATTGCAGAGTGAGAAATTCCTGGTGCAATATTTTCAGGCTCACCCATGGTTCCGAGGTATTGAGTGGGACAAGTTGTACCAAATGAAAGCAGCATTTATTCCAGAAGTTAACGATGAGTTGGATACCCAAAATTTCGAGAAGTTTGAAGAGGTGCACTAGACTTTCCTTTTAAACATCTTCAAGCTATGGTTACTCTAATCTCAGCCAGTCCTACTCaaacattattatttttctcatgATCAATTTACATTGTTGTAGGGTGATAGTCAAGTTGCTACATCAGCCAAATCTGGTCCATGGAGGAAGGTTGGTTTATGACGCTCCTTTATACACATGTTAAACTAATGAAGCACAGCATTTCTTTTAGTTGGTGGTTACTATTGTTTCTCTTTCACATGGTGCTCTGTTATTTTATGTGGTGGTCCATGTTCATGTTTGCTGTCTACTGATAAGTGAGAAAAGTTTGTCGCAGTAAAATAGTTGAAGCCTTTGTGCAAGTGGTTTTAGTTGTGATGTTGGTCGCACGTAGTATGTTATTAGCTTGCTGTGAATACAACTGTATCCCATTCGCAAGTTTGGGTTGTAGAGAATTTGTAGGGTCAACAGATTAAAGAATTATATCTAGGCTAATACATTCAATCTTCCATGAATTTAACATTCAAACTCTTActgaaattttgttttttaGTAAATTACATTATTGTTAGTGAATATCAGAAACTTTGTTTTATCAAAACAGACTGTCAGTTGCATTGTTAtcgaaataataaaaaaataaaaaataaaaaagaaaaagaaaaaggaaagaagaagtCACTGGCCAAAGCCTGTGACTAAGAAAGCATGATGGCAACTCCTCTACTTAAAGTGCTACTTAAAGCATGATGACTAAGAAAATTTTGGACGTCTAGATACTTCTATTTCTTAAATTATGCTtgttttttattatataataatgCTTGCTTACGTGTGATATTGCAAGGAAAGTGTTCATGCTTGTGTACCATTTCATTGTTCCTTTTATTGTTGCAGATGCTCTCATCTAAGGATGTCAACTTTATGGGTTACACATACAAAAACTTCGAAATTGTCAACGATCATGAAGTTCCTGGAATTGGTATCAAGCTTCTCCATTTATATTCCAGTTTCATGGGTTCCTTTAGTTTTCTAATAAAATGTGGCAAAAACATAACAGAAATTTGTGCTTGATGCTTATCTTTAGCTTCATGTGATATTTACTAGggggaaaattttctaatgtGGCGTACTCAATTTTAATGGTTCTGATAGGTTTCtgaaatgattttcttttttcagctGAACTGAAGAAGAAGAGCACTAAGCCTAAGAGACCCACTGTCAAATCCCTCTTCAGTATGTTTCTTTATACCCCTTGTCTGTTCATCTGTTTGTAATTTGTTTATAAGTGTCTCTTTACATTGATACAACTGTTTCTGGTTGTTTATTATGCCATGTGACTGTTACCAGAATAGGAAGACATGCTCCTTGTGCTAATTATAAGTATGAAGAGAGAAAAATGTGTAGTAATTGTTGCGTCCTCCCAGTTTCAGATACACTTTGTTGCAGGTGTTCCTTGGATGCtgttttgattttgaactaaTGATGGATTTTGCATGTAAATGGCAAAAGTCAAGTTATAGATGGTTGCTTGCTTAAATGGACAAGGTTAAAGTCCAAAGAGTAATACTTTCCGGAAAGAGTGCTGTGTGTGTTTATGTTTCCTTCTGGAAAGAGAAGCTGTATCTTGGCTGGGGAACATATGAAATATAATGATGAATGTACTTGTTTGTTGCCTGAAGTCTTT
It contains:
- the LOC113765497 gene encoding serine/threonine-protein kinase tricorner, translated to MEALRRWFGKSRSKDKPKPAKRKETVNGKEGSKLVASEEAPSNATKQKAAAAKQYIEKHYKEQMKNLQERRERRHVLERKLADADVTEEEQSNLLKYLEKKETEYMRLQRHKMGSDDFEPLTMIGKGAFGEVRICREKTTGNVYAMKKLKKSEMLRRGQVEHVKAERNLLAEVDSNCIVKLYCSFQDEEYLYLIMEYLPGGDMMTLLMRKDTLTEDEARFYVGETVLAIESIHKHNYIHRDIKPDNLLLDRNGHMKLSDFGLCKPLDCSNLQEKDFSVGNNYSGALQSDGRPAAPKRTQQEQLLHWQRNRRMLAYSTVGTPDYIAPEVLLKKGYGMECDWWSLGAIMYEMLVGFPPFYSDEPMSTCRKIVNWRTYLKFPEEVKLSPEAKDLICKLLCNVEQRLGTKGADEIKAHPWFRGIEWDKLYQMKAAFIPEVNDELDTQNFEKFEEGDSQVATSAKSGPWRKMLSSKDVNFMGYTYKNFEIVNDHEVPGIAELKKKSTKPKRPTVKSLFNEESDASSNQSAQGSFLNLLPRQFEVSKRGEP